GTACCGGGCGCCCGCGCACCCCTACACCCGGGGCCTGCTGGACTCCATCCCGCGCCTGGACCAGAAGGGCCGCGAGCTGTACGCGATCCGGGGGCTGCCACCGAGCCTCACCGCCATCCCCTCGGGCTGCCCCTTCCACCCACGCTGCCCCCGGGCCCGCGACGTCTGCCGCACCGACGTCCCCCCGCTGTACGAGGTCTCCGCGGAACGCCGCAGCGCCTGCCACTTCTGGCGGGAGACCCTCCACGAGGAGCCCTCCGGCAAGGAGCCCGCCGATGCCCCACGCTGAGCCGGTCCTGGAGGTCCGGGACCTCGTCAAGCACTACCCCCTCACCCAGGGCGTCCTGTTCCGCAAGCAGGTGGGCGCCGTCAAGGCGGTCGACGGGGTCTCCTTCGAGGTGGGGCAGGGCGAGACCCTCGGCATCGTCGGCGAGTCCGGCTGCGGGAAGTCGACCGTCGCCCGGATGCTCGTCCACCTCGAACGCCCCACCTCCGGCACCATCCGCTACCGGGGCGAGGACATCACCCGGCTGTCGGGCCGCGCGCTGAAGGCCGTGCGGCGCGACATCCAGATGGTCTTCCAGGACCCGTACACCTCCCTCAACCCGCGGATGACGGTCGGCGACATCGTCGGCGAGCCGTACGAGATCCACCCCGAGGCCGCCCCGAAGGGCGACCGCCGGCGCCGGGTGCAGGAGCTGCTGGAGGTCGTCGGCCTCAACCCCGAGCACATCAACCGCTATCCGCACCAGTTCTCCGGCGGACAGCGCCAGCGCATCGGCATCGCCCGCGGCCTCGCCCTGCGGCCCCGGGTCATCGTCGCCGACGAGCCCGTCTCCGCCCTCGACGTCTCCGTCCAGGCGCAGGTCGTCAACCTGCTGGAACGGCTCCAGGACGAGTTCGGACTCAGTTACGTCTTCATCGCGCACGACCTGTCGATCGTCCGGCACATCTCCGACCGGATC
This portion of the Streptomyces changanensis genome encodes:
- a CDS encoding ABC transporter ATP-binding protein, encoding MPHAEPVLEVRDLVKHYPLTQGVLFRKQVGAVKAVDGVSFEVGQGETLGIVGESGCGKSTVARMLVHLERPTSGTIRYRGEDITRLSGRALKAVRRDIQMVFQDPYTSLNPRMTVGDIVGEPYEIHPEAAPKGDRRRRVQELLEVVGLNPEHINRYPHQFSGGQRQRIGIARGLALRPRVIVADEPVSALDVSVQAQVVNLLERLQDEFGLSYVFIAHDLSIVRHISDRIGVMYLGRIVETGTDNEIYDHPTHPYTQALLSAVPVPDPRAREHRERILLSGDVPSPADPPSGCRFRTRCWKARERCALEVPLLAVPAVFRDAATPARHDSACHFAEEMHVVPGDTTARVGEVAPRGEAPPAPPGPGAGDPGPV